In Engraulis encrasicolus isolate BLACKSEA-1 chromosome 15, IST_EnEncr_1.0, whole genome shotgun sequence, the genomic window GATCAAGTACTGGACCCCCTTCTGTGGGAGATACAGTGCCATTCTGCCTGGCTGATGTTCGCGCACTAGCCTATTAATCTCCAAGCGAAGCGCCTGGGTATTTTTCCTTGTCTTTCACACGTTCCGTTCTCGCAATTCAAAGAAAGATTTGGCGTCCACTGATCATGCTGGAGAACGGCGGAAAGGTGCTCAAGGAGGGACTGTTGGAGAAGCGGAGCGACGGCTTGCTGCAGCTGTGGAAGAAGAAACGATGCGTGCTCACCGAGGACGGACTGCTGCTGCACCCGCCTAAGCAGCACGACCACCCGCACCACTATCACCACGCGCACGACCATCCGCATCACCACCACTTCGGCAAAGTCAAGGAGCTGCACTTCGCCAACATGAAAACGGTGGACTGCGTGGAGCGCAAGGGGAAATACGTCTACTTCACCGTGGTCATGGCCGAGGGCAAGGAGATAGATTTCAGGTGTCCACAGGACGAGGGCTGGAACGCGGAGATTACGCTGCAGATGGTGCAGTACAAAAACCGGCAGGCGATCTTGGCGGTCAAGTCCTCGCGACAGAAACAGCAGCTGCTCGTGGCTCAGATACCGGGAGGACAGAAGATGATTAGAAACTCGCCTAACGTTGCCTGAACACCCCCCGCGACATAATCGACATTGACATTTGCGGTAAGCCGTTGGTTTGCGTGAGCGAGAGGCTGTTGGcagtcagagcacacacacacatgcacataggtaGCTGCAGCCATATGCCCCATCATACGCAAATTGCTCTAGCCCCTCCGCAACCTTTGATATTTGATGAGGTGCAATATTTATCTTATTAGCCTACTTGGAGTGGATGTGCTCGTGCCAGGCACTGGCAAGTCCAGCAACCCTTATAACAAAAAAGATCCAATATCGTGGAGTAggacagcccccccccctttttttaagcATCTTATCCACTATTCAGAGCTCGACCCCTGTAGAAGGCCTGCTGCATCATAGCCTGGGTAATAGCCTAATATTGGCCTATATCATTACCAcattgatgataataataatagggctATTTTACGCATCAAACGTATCACACCAGAAGCCCTTTAAATAACACAAAGCTGAGACGCGAGGTCCAGGCTCGCTTACATATTTTCTGTCAGTAGCCAAGGAGTCTGGAAGCTATGTATCAGGTTAGAAGGGGATAGCGTTGGTGGGGTTTCCCATTATGCTGTATTGCTTTCACTCATGTGAAATCTGGATACTTCCCCTCTGAGCCCTGGATGCTATTTTTGGGTTCACGCGCGGAAGTTGTTTCCAGTTGGCGCGCGGATGATGGTTCTTCTAGCGCTGGAGCCTGCGGCTGCCCTGTCACCCCTGACCTGAGTCGTTGTAATTTATTTTGTCTGCAGGTTATTCGCGGGGCGAATCGAGGGAGCTGTCGGCCCCGTTGGTCCGGCCACCTGGCCTGGCAAGATCGGCTTCCAATCCAGGGTCGGCTCACCAGCAGCCACGGAGCTCCGTgcggaggaaggaaggaggagggaggacggAGAAAAAGAAACACCTCCTCTGTTCGCAGCTCCTGTTCACCTCAACCTCTCGGGCACTTGGTTCATTATTTACGGATTGttcagaggaggaaaaagaaaagcagatacgagatgaaaaaaaaatggagaaCAGATGTCTTCTTGTCACGAGCGGACATTAACTTACAGACTTAAAGAAGTTGCCTGCAGAATCGTTTTTGTTATTTattatgtgtatatatttttatatttgaccTTACAAATTTAACATGTTTGGGAGTGGTGAGGAAttgtgtaggctatgtgagaGTCCAGATAAGCACCTCTCAAGCAATTACGCAGCTAAGAGACTGTTCCCCCATACGCCATTTCTGTGGGAATAAGAAGACAAAAGAATTCATCAAGTACAATAGCATGTAATGCCTCAACATAGTAAGAAGATTTTGTCATCTTTTTAATTAAACCAAAGACTTTCATTGTATGGTTTTGACAATAGAGTAGCCTACCAACTGTGGGGGGAAAACAAGAATGTGAAAAGAATCATTCAAATTAGTCAGCAAATCTGTTATGAAACTAGTAGatcatttttttaatcaaacCATGTGTCACTGAGATGATTTTTTATGTCAGCACATGTCTGTCTGGTTGAGGACACGCCATCAGTTCTGCAGAATATTCTTTGTCAATGGCTACCACTAGCCTACTAAGAACCCTGTTTACCTCATACACAATTGTGGGGTTATCTGGGCCTATTCTGCAACAATGCATACTGCACCTCCACTGGACCTGGGATAGGAAAGGacgaggtgtgtatgtgtgtgtgcgtttgtgaaagGGGGGTCCAACTTTGTAATATCCCCACCCCTTCTAAATTAGTGTAGGCTACTCTATGGTGGGTGCGAATAAGAACCCCCCCCAGCGATTAATACAGCTCGCCTGATGTTGCGAAAATCTTGAACCACACCCCTTTGGTTTTTGAGATTTGTTTTATGTCTTCCTTGACAAATTTCACCCTGTCTGTATCCCCAGTACTTCCTGAGACAGGCAgtccacagacacgcacacacacacacacacacacacacacacacacacacacacacacacacacacacacacacacacacacacacacacacacacacacacacacacacacacacacacacgtcactgctcATGACTGGATCTCTTACCTCCCTATGGActcactcaaatgtgttaaatgTTTGTTTGTCCTTTCTTTGATCTGAGAGTTATTTTCATACTACTTAAAAATATACATTCCATTTCCAATGACCAATGGCCTCGCCTCCTGTCATTGTGTTGCGTCCTTCTAATGGCTTGTGAAATATTGCAGTCTAGTGTAGCATTTACTTTGATCTGTCTTAAATGCAGACTATCAGCCAAGTGAGGattagataggtgtgtgtgtgtgtgtgtgtgtgtacacgcacgtgcactgtctgtgcttgcatttgtcagtgtgtgtgtgcagtacgtaTGCACTGTATGTCTTTATACATGTTCATTTTttacatgcatatgcatatgtctttgtgtgtgcgcaagtttgtgtgtacgtgcacatgtcTCTGTACGTATGCATTCGTGCATGCAGATATCttcatctgtgagtgtgtgtgtgtgtgtgtatttgcatgcatgtACTCTGTAAGTGGGTGTCTATCAGCATGCACTTTGGTGCGAAcacttgtgtgtgttgtgaggtggATGGTTGTCAGGCAAAGTGTGCCCAAAAGGAAGCcagacaggcagccagccagccggccgaccagccagggcaggcaggcaggcaggcaggcaggcaggcaacctcTCATCGcctcattcatttgctcccgaccCTGGAGAGAGACTGCTGTCTCCAGCCGTTTGCTGTGTGAAGTGTACagtacaactcacacacacacacacacacacacacacacacacacacacacacacacacacacacacacacacacacacacacacacacacacacacacacacacacacacacacagacacccacaccct contains:
- the phlda1 gene encoding pleckstrin homology-like domain family A member 1; the protein is MLENGGKVLKEGLLEKRSDGLLQLWKKKRCVLTEDGLLLHPPKQHDHPHHYHHAHDHPHHHHFGKVKELHFANMKTVDCVERKGKYVYFTVVMAEGKEIDFRCPQDEGWNAEITLQMVQYKNRQAILAVKSSRQKQQLLVAQIPGGQKMIRNSPNVA